A genomic segment from Geitlerinema sp. PCC 7407 encodes:
- a CDS encoding HhoA/HhoB/HtrA family serine endopeptidase — protein MSVSAKQLGIYLALLALGGGAGLVGSRYWSSPQPSASVVPVVLNRRSQQETAARVPAQGGNPNFIAQAVERVGPAVVRIDASRTVSNNLTGALQDPLLKRFFGNAIPEPQERVERGTGSGFILSEDGRLITNAHVVSGTDVVKVTLKDGRQLDGRVVGTDPVTDVAVIKISASDLPTVSIGRSNSLMPGQWAIAIGNPLGLDNTVTAGIISAIGRSSSQVGVPDKRVSFIQTDAAINPGNSGGPLLNDRGEVVGINTAIRADAQGLGFAIPIETALRIADQLVTKGRAEHPFLGIQMMSLTADLRKDFNETGELPINIARDQGVLIVRVLEGSPAAQADLQPGDVIVKVNGKTVNNASEVQVIVESSEIGKDLKLEINRAGQAVAIAVRPGQFPVEGN, from the coding sequence ATGAGCGTTTCGGCAAAGCAGTTAGGAATTTATTTGGCTCTGTTGGCGCTGGGGGGCGGTGCAGGACTGGTGGGAAGCCGCTACTGGAGCAGTCCGCAGCCAAGTGCTTCTGTGGTGCCGGTAGTGCTCAATCGGCGATCGCAGCAGGAGACGGCGGCTCGAGTGCCGGCCCAAGGGGGCAACCCCAACTTCATTGCCCAGGCGGTGGAGCGAGTAGGTCCAGCAGTGGTCCGCATCGACGCCTCGCGCACCGTCAGCAACAACCTGACCGGCGCTCTGCAAGATCCGCTGCTCAAGCGCTTTTTTGGTAATGCAATCCCGGAGCCTCAAGAACGCGTCGAGCGCGGCACGGGCTCTGGGTTTATTCTCTCAGAGGATGGCCGACTGATTACCAATGCCCACGTGGTCTCGGGCACAGATGTTGTCAAGGTGACGCTCAAGGACGGGCGGCAGCTGGACGGGCGGGTGGTCGGGACCGATCCGGTGACGGATGTGGCCGTGATCAAGATTTCGGCGTCGGATTTGCCGACGGTGTCCATTGGCCGGTCGAATAGTTTGATGCCAGGACAATGGGCGATCGCCATTGGCAATCCCCTGGGCCTCGACAATACCGTCACTGCTGGCATCATTAGCGCCATTGGCCGCTCGAGCTCCCAGGTGGGCGTGCCGGACAAGCGCGTGAGCTTCATTCAGACCGATGCGGCTATCAACCCCGGCAACTCCGGCGGCCCCCTCCTCAACGATCGCGGGGAAGTGGTCGGGATCAACACCGCGATTCGGGCCGACGCTCAGGGCCTGGGGTTTGCAATTCCTATTGAGACGGCACTGCGGATTGCCGATCAGCTGGTCACGAAGGGACGGGCAGAGCATCCCTTCTTGGGCATTCAGATGATGAGCTTGACCGCAGACCTGCGCAAAGACTTCAACGAAACGGGCGAGCTGCCGATCAATATTGCCCGTGATCAGGGCGTGCTGATTGTGCGGGTGCTTGAGGGTTCGCCGGCGGCCCAGGCGGATTTGCAGCCCGGAGACGTGATTGTGAAAGTCAATGGCAAGACGGTTAACAATGCCTCAGAGGTCCAGGTGATCGTCGAGTCTAGCGAAATTGGCAAAGATCTGAAGCTGGAGATCAATCGCGCTGGCCAGGCTGTGGCGATCGCAGTACGACCGGGTCAGTTTCCAGTAGAAGGCAACTGA
- the scpB gene encoding SMC-Scp complex subunit ScpB: MAVSLAAKIEAILYLKGQPLTLAEIAQFAGCDRSSAEEGLITLITDYAHRDSALEVVETPKGYSLQLREAFHELVQTLVPVDLGVGALRTLAAIALRGPISQTDLVELRGSGAYQHVQTLVEQGFVRKRRQSDGRSFWLQVTDKFYQYFQIEQLPKLVSKASSESV, translated from the coding sequence ATGGCAGTGTCACTAGCAGCCAAAATCGAGGCGATTCTGTATCTGAAGGGGCAGCCGCTGACCCTGGCCGAGATTGCTCAGTTTGCCGGGTGCGATCGCTCGAGCGCCGAAGAAGGCCTGATCACCTTGATCACAGACTACGCCCACCGCGACAGCGCCCTAGAAGTGGTAGAAACGCCCAAGGGCTACAGCTTGCAGCTGCGAGAGGCCTTTCACGAACTGGTCCAGACCCTGGTTCCGGTGGACTTAGGGGTGGGGGCGCTGCGCACTTTGGCGGCGATCGCCCTGCGCGGCCCCATCAGCCAAACTGATCTAGTTGAGCTGCGCGGCTCCGGCGCCTATCAGCACGTCCAGACTCTCGTCGAGCAGGGCTTCGTGCGCAAGCGTCGCCAGTCGGACGGGCGCTCCTTTTGGCTCCAGGTCACCGATAAGTTTTACCAATATTTTCAGATCGAGCAGCTGCCCAAGCTGGTCAGCAAAGCGTCTTCAGAAAGTGTCTAG
- a CDS encoding DUF760 domain-containing protein: MVFNPDFLGTHSEEGQANPLLKYLQHQSPEVLARVARSASPEIKQIISQNVQGLVGMLPSEHFNVQITTDRENLAGLLASAMMTGYFLSQMEQRMQLEASLTGSFSLSKDGKDDA; the protein is encoded by the coding sequence ATGGTGTTTAACCCTGACTTTCTCGGTACCCACAGCGAAGAAGGCCAAGCCAACCCCCTCCTGAAGTATCTTCAGCACCAGTCTCCAGAGGTGCTGGCTCGGGTGGCGCGCTCTGCCAGTCCAGAAATCAAGCAAATCATCTCTCAGAATGTCCAGGGTTTGGTCGGGATGCTGCCCTCGGAGCACTTCAACGTTCAAATCACCACCGACCGAGAAAATCTGGCCGGTCTACTCGCCTCTGCCATGATGACGGGCTATTTTCTGAGCCAAATGGAGCAGCGCATGCAGCTAGAAGCTAGCCTAACGGGCTCGTTCTCTTTGTCCAAAGACGGCAAGGATGACGCTTAG
- a CDS encoding response regulator transcription factor, protein MPRILVIDDDPAISELVAINLEMAGYEVTQAEDGIKGQALAVQLAPDLIMLDLMLPRVDGFTVCQRLRRDERTSDIPVLMLTALGQTQDKVEGFNAGADDYLTKPFEVEEMLARVRALLRRTDRIPQAAKHSEILNYGPLTLIPERFEAIWFSQTVKLTHLEFELLHCLLQRHGQTVSPSEILKEVWGYDPDDDIETIRVHIRHLRTKLEPDPRHPRYIKTVYGAGYCLELPNSGQTYVETDETANEQAAS, encoded by the coding sequence ATGCCTCGAATACTCGTCATCGATGATGACCCCGCCATTTCCGAATTGGTCGCAATCAACTTAGAAATGGCTGGCTACGAAGTGACTCAAGCCGAGGATGGCATCAAAGGTCAGGCCCTCGCCGTGCAGCTAGCGCCCGATCTGATCATGCTGGATCTCATGCTGCCCCGCGTGGACGGCTTTACGGTGTGCCAGCGGCTCCGACGCGATGAGCGTACCTCTGACATTCCCGTATTGATGCTGACGGCTCTCGGCCAAACCCAGGATAAGGTTGAAGGGTTCAATGCTGGGGCCGATGACTATCTCACCAAGCCCTTTGAAGTCGAAGAAATGCTGGCTCGGGTGCGGGCGCTGCTGCGTCGGACCGATCGCATTCCCCAAGCAGCCAAGCACAGCGAGATCCTCAACTATGGCCCGTTGACGCTGATTCCGGAGCGCTTTGAGGCTATCTGGTTTTCCCAAACGGTGAAGCTGACTCATTTGGAGTTTGAGCTGCTGCACTGCTTGCTCCAGCGCCACGGCCAAACGGTGTCGCCGAGTGAAATCCTCAAGGAGGTGTGGGGTTACGATCCGGATGATGATATCGAAACGATTCGGGTGCACATCCGCCACCTGCGCACAAAGCTAGAGCCCGATCCTCGCCATCCTCGCTATATCAAGACGGTCTATGGTGCCGGGTACTGCCTGGAGTTGCCCAATAGTGGCCAAACCTATGTGGAGACCGACGAAACGGCGAATGAGCAGGCGGCCAGCTAA
- a CDS encoding ABC transporter ATP-binding protein, with protein sequence MTAAVVLENVCKTYNQRPVVNDLSFTIAPGEMFGLLGPNGAGKSTTIRMVTTLTRPSKGRIEVAGYDVVREARQVKQSLGVVLQQTSVDGDLSVWENMEFHGRLHHIPNPKRRQEINRWLEYVELSDRRDDLVKTLSGGMKRRLQIARALLHEPKILFLDEPTVGLDPQTRRRIWEIIRELNQQGMTMLLTTHYMEEVEYLCDRIGIMDGGRLIELGTLQDFRQKHGEGLVIKQTGDRWEYQFFPTKAEANHYLDTQTDKTGLMVRESNLEDIFVELTGHKLD encoded by the coding sequence ATGACCGCCGCCGTTGTCCTTGAGAACGTTTGCAAGACTTACAATCAGCGCCCCGTGGTGAACGATCTGTCCTTTACGATCGCGCCGGGGGAAATGTTTGGGCTGCTGGGGCCCAATGGTGCCGGGAAATCGACCACGATTCGGATGGTGACGACCTTGACTCGGCCGAGCAAGGGCCGCATCGAGGTGGCAGGCTACGACGTGGTTCGGGAAGCGCGCCAGGTCAAGCAGTCTCTGGGGGTCGTGCTTCAGCAGACCAGCGTCGACGGCGATCTGTCGGTGTGGGAAAACATGGAGTTTCATGGCCGGCTCCACCACATTCCCAATCCCAAGCGCCGCCAAGAAATCAATCGGTGGCTGGAGTATGTGGAGCTGAGCGATCGCCGAGACGACTTGGTGAAGACGCTCTCTGGCGGCATGAAGCGGCGGCTCCAAATCGCGCGCGCCCTGCTCCATGAGCCCAAAATTCTGTTTCTCGATGAGCCAACCGTGGGGCTGGATCCCCAGACGCGCCGCCGCATCTGGGAAATTATTCGGGAGCTCAATCAGCAGGGCATGACGATGCTCTTGACGACTCACTATATGGAGGAAGTGGAGTATCTCTGCGATCGCATCGGTATCATGGATGGGGGCCGCCTGATCGAGCTGGGCACGCTCCAGGATTTCCGCCAAAAGCACGGTGAGGGCCTCGTGATCAAGCAAACGGGCGATCGCTGGGAGTACCAGTTCTTCCCGACCAAGGCAGAGGCCAACCACTACCTCGACACCCAGACCGACAAGACCGGCCTGATGGTTCGGGAGTCCAATCTGGAAGACATTTTTGTTGAGCTGACGGGGCACAAACTGGATTGA